The genomic stretch tgagcatcaacccatgcacagaaaggttgctggttctattcccagtcagggcacattgccaGGTTATGGATTGGATCCCAATTTTAATgtgtatgggagacaactgatcaatatttctctctcatatggatgtttctctcttcttctctctctcctgctcacttaaaaaaattgtataagAAGAAAGTTTTATAGCAAACACAGTGAGATAGTTcagaaaaaatcataaaatacacCACTTAATTTTTCACCCCAATGAATAAGAAGCCTTACACATGGACAGCATATTCCACACTTTATTAAGTACATAATTGCCATGAAAAGCTTTTTTGTATAGTGAAATATTGTATGGGTATTATTATTTCATCACATTTAAGGTCATCTTTAACTCTAAACATATCAgaccaatttatttattaaaatgtgtatttcctTTTAGACTCTTCTTAGAAACATGTGTTTGACAGTCAATTTTTGCCAGTGGGTTTGGTAGGCATGTGGACACAGAGATGAATAATAGAATGAAGAACATAAAATCAGGAGAACAACTATAAAACTTACTAGTATGTCAAAGTCTATATTATCAAGAAGAGCAGTAAGGTGATGCTATAGAAAATAATGATGAACAAATAAGTGAAAACTGTGGCCTCAGAGTtacctctaaaataaaattatgcaaattaCCTTAGTAGCCAAGTATAATTTTATCAATAAGGGTAGTATAATTCATGGCTATTCTCTcaggaaaacaatagaaaaattacTTGGAATGAAATATGTCATAAGATAATAAATTATGCTAAAGTAATTCATGTTAACTTAGGAGATAAATGAGAATTTCCAATTACATATGGTCCAAATATTGGAATAACTTGTGTCAGAACATCTGGCCCTGAGGATTTGAACCCTGCATTCCTCGGCAACTGTTCAGACTAGCAGTAGTATAGTTGGCCCATAAAAAGATTATCTGCCAATGAATCTTTCCAAGGCCCTCTTTATGTCCTTGTTCCTGagactgtagatgaaggggttcagcatgggtgtgACCACAGTGTACATGACCGAGGCTGTTGTACTTGAGTGTGAGCTCCGGGAAGCAGTAGAGCTGAGATACACTCCTAGGAGCGTACCATAAAATAAGGAGACAACTGAGAGGTGAGATGCACAGGtagaaaatgctttatattttcccTGAGCTGATGGGATTCCATGTATGGAGGAAATGATCTTGGAGTAAGAGTAAAGGATCCCAGCAAGGGGACCACCAACTAGCATCCCAGCTgtaaaatacattataatattGTTAAGAAATGTGTCAGAACAGGCAAGTTGTACCATCTGATTGATTTCACAGAAAAAGTGGGGGATTTCCAAGTCTGAACAGAAGGACAGCTGTAACACCATTAAGCTTTCTAACAAGGAATTCAGGACACTCATTATCCAAGACACCAGAACCAGCAGTCCACAGAGCCGGGGATTCATGGTGACCATGTAGTGCagggggtggcagatggccacaaaccggtcataggccatcacagTCAGGATAAAGTTGTCCAACACTGCAAAGAGTATGAAAAAATACATCTGAGTGATGCAGCCTTCATAGGTGATGgctttgctctgtgtctggatgtTCACAAGCATCTTTGGGACggtggtggaggtgaaacagatgtctaccaaggacaggttggagaggaagaagtacatgggtgtgtggaggtgggagtctgagCTGACGGCCAAGATGATGAACAGGTTTCCAAGCACAGTGACCAGGTACATGGAGAGAAACAGTCCAAATATGAGGGGCTGTAGTTCCAGTGCCTGTGAAAGTcccagaagaagaaattctgaaatttGTGTACCATTGCTTGGTTTCTTGTGTTGGAGAACATGACtaccagaaaacagaaaaaatgaaaaacaaatttttacaTTACCAAGCATTAGTAACTGAGAATAAATGACCTATTTATGTTTAGaatcaggaaaataatttccatttctgGTATGTGATTTATTCCCCATTGTGGTATCTCTATTGGCATTTCTCTATAGAATTTTCTTTCCTACCATCAACCTGTTCTTTAAACATATTATATATTGTTGCTTTATTGAGAATAACTTTCATGCATTTGAGGAATGTATATTGACCTTAGaccatgttccaggcactgttcacAACATGGGATGCTGA from Eptesicus fuscus isolate TK198812 chromosome 6, DD_ASM_mEF_20220401, whole genome shotgun sequence encodes the following:
- the LOC103301031 gene encoding olfactory receptor 7A10-like — its product is MYLVTVLGNLFIILAVSSDSHLHTPMYFFLSNLSLVDICFTSTTVPKMLVNIQTQSKAITYEGCITQMYFFILFAVLDNFILTVMAYDRFVAICHPLHYMVTMNPRLCGLLVLVSWIMSVLNSLLESLMVLQLSFCSDLEIPHFFCEINQMVQLACSDTFLNNIIMYFTAGMLVGGPLAGILYSYSKIISSIHGIPSAQGKYKAFSTCASHLSVVSLFYGTLLGVYLSSTASRSSHSSTTASVMYTVVTPMLNPFIYSLRNKDIKRALERFIGR